From the Psychrobacillus sp. FSL K6-4046 genome, one window contains:
- a CDS encoding HAD-IIA family hydrolase: protein MKNLNGYIFDLDGTIYIDNEIIPGVPEAIKSLKERGDKVVFLTNKSIASRKDYVEKLKALDIEVRLEEVINSNYITALYLKKVMKPEDSVYAIGEAPLFEELREGNIKLADFSAKASHVVLGWDREFNYDKLNQAYQAWRNGAKIIATNPDRTCPVSGGEIPDCGAMIGALEGATGEPIKIITGKPSALMADYVLNNVLQMEACNCFMIGDRLETDIKMGNDAGMQSVLVMTGITTPTMLENPEHKPKYILESVRNILSL, encoded by the coding sequence GTGAAAAATTTGAATGGATATATTTTTGATTTAGATGGAACTATTTATATTGATAATGAGATAATCCCTGGAGTCCCAGAGGCTATTAAAAGTTTGAAGGAAAGAGGGGACAAAGTAGTATTTCTTACAAACAAATCTATTGCAAGTAGAAAAGATTATGTAGAAAAGTTAAAAGCTTTAGACATTGAAGTGAGATTAGAGGAAGTTATTAACTCAAATTATATTACTGCTCTGTATTTAAAAAAGGTTATGAAACCAGAAGACTCGGTATATGCAATTGGAGAAGCACCACTATTTGAAGAACTTAGGGAAGGAAACATAAAATTAGCGGATTTCTCCGCTAAAGCTTCCCATGTCGTTTTAGGATGGGACAGGGAGTTTAATTACGACAAGCTAAACCAGGCATATCAAGCGTGGAGAAATGGAGCAAAAATTATAGCTACGAATCCTGACCGAACCTGTCCCGTTAGTGGAGGGGAAATACCTGACTGTGGAGCAATGATCGGTGCTCTAGAAGGAGCAACAGGAGAGCCGATCAAAATCATCACGGGAAAACCGTCCGCACTTATGGCAGATTATGTACTAAATAACGTTTTGCAGATGGAAGCTTGCAATTGTTTTATGATTGGTGATCGATTAGAAACTGATATAAAAATGGGAAATGATGCTGGGATGCAATCTGTTTTAGTTATGACAGGAATTACAACACCAACCATGTTAGAAAATCCTGAACATAAACCTAAATATATTTTAGAGAGTGTAAGGAATATACTTTCTTTATAA
- a CDS encoding glycerol-3-phosphate responsive antiterminator has protein sequence MSLVDMVESQIIAAVTNEQDLKQAITSKANIVFLLTGNLMTAGEHINKIKQANKYVFIHLDFIDGISSSKTALTFVADQWKPTGIITTKSHVVKLAKEVGLMTIQRIFLLDRNAVTKGIEMVNSCRPDAVEVMPGIMPKVIDQLCTSLTFPIIAGGLIDNISEVHQALENGALAISAGVPEMWNFNL, from the coding sequence ATGAGTTTAGTAGACATGGTAGAGTCCCAAATAATTGCTGCAGTGACTAATGAGCAGGATTTAAAGCAAGCAATTACCAGTAAGGCGAATATTGTCTTTCTTCTTACTGGAAATCTGATGACAGCAGGCGAACACATAAATAAAATAAAGCAGGCAAACAAATACGTTTTCATTCACTTAGATTTCATAGATGGCATTTCTAGCTCAAAAACGGCTTTAACCTTCGTAGCAGATCAATGGAAACCGACTGGTATTATTACTACAAAGAGCCATGTAGTAAAGTTGGCTAAAGAAGTAGGACTAATGACAATCCAACGTATTTTTTTGCTCGATCGTAATGCAGTTACTAAAGGAATAGAAATGGTTAATTCCTGTCGTCCAGATGCTGTAGAAGTGATGCCTGGTATTATGCCAAAGGTAATTGACCAGCTTTGTACAAGTCTTACTTTCCCTATAATAGCTGGTGGCCTTATAGATAACATTTCAGAGGTACATCAAGCCTTAGAAAATGGAGCTTTAGCAATTTCCGCTGGAGTACCGGAGATGTGGAATTTTAATTTATAA
- a CDS encoding glycerol-3-phosphate dehydrogenase/oxidase, whose product MKKFSYEERNVLLSTLEGTTYDVIVIGGGITGTGVALDCVTRGLKVLVVEMQDFAAGTSSRSTKLVHGGLRYLKQLEVKMVADVGKEREIVYLNAPHVTHPEWMLLPIYKKGTFGKYSTSVGLLVYDFLAGVKRHERRKMLNRNETIQKEPLLKQESLLGGGYYVEYRTDDARLTIEVAKKAFEKGADLLNYVKAEKMIYTDDGKIRGITVIDQFSETKINIFGRKIVNASGPWVEKVISLDKKIAGKGLLHTKGIHIVIDQQRFPLRQSVYFDTPDGRMVFAIPRDGKTYVGTTDTIFEGDLVNPCIEKSDQEYLIQSIHFMFPDIKVTIDDIESSWAGVRPLIREEGKGPSEISRKDEIWTSATGLITIAGGKLTGYRKMAETITDILCKDLKNEDIIVGHSITKNLKLSGGEFDNLMDYASYTAKKAKDLVDLGLTNKEAVKLAAMYGSNTDGILRLADKVLKETNLPLVIKLTLHYAIEHEMVITPVDYLLRRTGSILFNVSSVQKWKLEIIEYMALIFNWDEKTKEYMWADLELKLHQATNYSN is encoded by the coding sequence ATGAAGAAATTTTCATATGAAGAAAGAAACGTACTATTATCAACCCTTGAGGGAACTACATATGACGTCATAGTTATTGGCGGAGGCATTACTGGAACTGGAGTAGCTTTAGATTGTGTCACGAGGGGTTTAAAGGTATTAGTAGTAGAGATGCAGGATTTTGCTGCAGGAACTTCCAGTAGGTCAACCAAATTAGTCCATGGCGGTCTTCGATACCTAAAACAGTTAGAAGTAAAAATGGTTGCTGATGTTGGTAAGGAAAGAGAAATTGTTTATTTAAATGCCCCTCATGTTACTCATCCAGAGTGGATGCTATTACCTATCTATAAAAAAGGGACATTTGGAAAATATTCGACTTCTGTCGGATTATTGGTATATGACTTTTTAGCAGGAGTTAAAAGACATGAAAGAAGAAAAATGTTAAATAGGAATGAGACTATTCAAAAAGAACCCTTACTTAAGCAAGAAAGTTTATTAGGTGGAGGGTATTATGTTGAATATAGAACTGATGATGCAAGGCTTACGATAGAAGTTGCAAAAAAGGCATTTGAAAAAGGAGCAGACTTACTTAATTATGTAAAAGCAGAGAAGATGATTTATACGGATGATGGAAAGATTCGTGGAATAACTGTGATAGATCAATTTTCAGAAACTAAAATAAATATTTTCGGGAGAAAAATAGTTAATGCATCAGGACCTTGGGTTGAAAAAGTAATTAGTTTAGATAAAAAAATAGCAGGTAAAGGTTTGTTGCATACAAAGGGTATTCATATAGTAATAGATCAGCAGCGATTTCCATTAAGACAGTCCGTTTACTTTGATACACCTGATGGAAGAATGGTATTTGCTATTCCTAGAGATGGTAAAACGTATGTTGGGACAACAGATACTATTTTTGAGGGTGATTTAGTTAATCCGTGTATTGAAAAGAGCGATCAAGAATATTTAATTCAAAGTATTCATTTTATGTTCCCTGATATAAAAGTAACGATAGATGACATTGAGTCTAGCTGGGCAGGAGTTAGACCATTGATTCGAGAGGAAGGAAAGGGGCCTTCTGAAATTTCAAGGAAGGATGAGATTTGGACATCTGCAACTGGTCTTATAACGATTGCAGGGGGAAAGTTGACTGGATACCGAAAAATGGCCGAGACTATTACTGATATATTATGTAAGGATTTGAAGAATGAAGATATTATAGTTGGCCATTCTATTACCAAGAATTTAAAACTATCTGGCGGAGAATTTGATAATTTAATGGACTATGCTAGTTATACAGCAAAGAAAGCAAAAGACTTAGTAGATCTTGGCTTAACCAATAAAGAGGCAGTTAAGCTGGCTGCAATGTATGGTAGTAACACGGATGGAATTTTACGACTAGCAGACAAGGTTTTGAAAGAAACAAATTTACCATTGGTTATTAAACTAACTCTTCATTATGCTATAGAGCATGAGATGGTTATAACTCCAGTAGATTATTTATTAAGAAGGACAGGAAGCATCTTATTTAACGTTTCTTCTGTACAAAAATGGAAGCTAGAGATTATTGAATATATGGCTTTAATATTCAATTGGGATGAAAAAACAAAAGAGTATATGTGGGCTGACCTGGAGTTGAAACTACATCAAGCAACCAACTATAGTAATTAG
- a CDS encoding TspO/MBR family protein encodes MKKKLAISILVPVIGGSITGWLANRNAQKKYKKLKQPSFAPPAPVFPIVWTSLYAMMGLAKYRADQKVQQGDKESPAIPLYDLQLGLNFLWSFLFFRWGLRGTALIEMTILLGAIAMTAYEFQKKDTTAGALMVPYIGWVTFALGLNFAVWKLNK; translated from the coding sequence ATAAAAAAAAAACTAGCTATTAGCATTCTAGTACCTGTTATAGGAGGCTCTATTACAGGCTGGTTAGCCAATCGTAATGCACAAAAAAAATACAAAAAGCTTAAACAGCCTTCCTTCGCTCCCCCTGCTCCTGTCTTCCCTATAGTATGGACGTCCTTATACGCAATGATGGGACTAGCCAAATATCGAGCTGATCAAAAAGTTCAACAAGGGGATAAGGAATCACCTGCAATTCCTCTCTATGACTTACAGCTAGGTTTAAATTTCTTATGGTCTTTCTTGTTTTTCCGTTGGGGTCTTAGAGGAACAGCACTTATTGAAATGACCATTTTATTAGGTGCCATAGCCATGACAGCATATGAATTCCAAAAGAAAGATACTACTGCCGGCGCATTAATGGTACCGTACATCGGATGGGTAACCTTTGCCTTAGGATTAAACTTTGCAGTATGGAAGTTAAATAAATAA
- a CDS encoding 5'-nucleotidase C-terminal domain-containing protein, whose amino-acid sequence MTRLKILHTNDIHSQFDNYKKIVSLIRKHRDENTIVLDGGDFADFKSIELQGTRGIAALELLEAGGYDAITIGNNEMFNGVDTLEHMASNSSIPFISNNLVKKDLTAIKGVCKSTILEKNGLRLLITGSSPDMGVFNEGLGLYMNDYTVAIKEEIQRNKGKYDVCILLSHVGTFADEPLANEIEEIDIIISAHDHKLFTEAKLINNTIMNSAGNYGEYLGIVEIEVTRGKVDLIHSQTISTKEIQEDPQVISVLKVNKTKAVNVLSQPLYTLGNPLWHDVVEENPISNLIADGLKDMLKADIGLINSGICNAGIFHEMSRKKLIEICPSPLNPTLFEIQGKHIQEALQSSLDAQVCLAEGRGPGFRGRFVGRLHVSGLKIEHDGKHIKTIYLKEIPMEDEKWYLVASSDYLQRGSGYPSLAINQNETYWAEEIKDIIQIYGEKPEFIKSAYQNRWMEVAKIRG is encoded by the coding sequence ATGACAAGATTAAAAATCTTACATACGAATGATATACATAGTCAATTTGATAATTATAAAAAGATCGTTTCTTTAATTCGAAAGCATCGAGATGAAAATACGATTGTATTAGATGGAGGAGATTTTGCAGATTTTAAAAGCATCGAGCTACAGGGGACTAGGGGGATAGCGGCCCTCGAGCTGCTAGAGGCTGGTGGTTATGATGCAATTACAATCGGTAACAACGAAATGTTCAACGGAGTCGATACGCTAGAACATATGGCTAGTAATAGCTCAATTCCTTTTATAAGTAACAATTTAGTGAAAAAAGATTTAACAGCTATAAAGGGAGTATGTAAGAGTACGATTCTAGAAAAGAACGGTTTGCGTCTCCTCATTACAGGCTCTTCCCCTGATATGGGAGTGTTTAACGAGGGTCTTGGCCTCTACATGAATGATTATACGGTTGCTATCAAGGAAGAGATTCAAAGAAACAAAGGGAAATATGACGTATGTATTCTGTTAAGCCACGTGGGCACATTTGCAGATGAACCGTTAGCCAATGAAATAGAGGAAATTGATATTATCATATCAGCTCATGACCATAAACTATTCACAGAAGCGAAGTTAATTAATAATACGATTATGAATAGTGCTGGTAACTATGGGGAGTACCTAGGAATAGTTGAAATAGAAGTGACAAGAGGAAAGGTCGACCTAATCCACTCACAGACTATATCAACGAAAGAAATACAAGAGGACCCTCAGGTTATTTCAGTTTTAAAAGTGAATAAAACAAAGGCAGTTAACGTATTAAGTCAACCGCTATATACCTTAGGGAATCCTCTTTGGCACGATGTAGTGGAGGAGAATCCTATTAGTAATCTGATTGCTGATGGATTGAAGGATATGCTAAAGGCAGACATTGGACTTATTAACAGTGGTATTTGTAATGCAGGTATCTTCCATGAGATGTCTAGAAAAAAACTAATAGAAATTTGTCCTTCTCCCTTGAATCCTACTCTTTTTGAGATTCAAGGAAAACATATTCAGGAAGCACTGCAATCATCCTTAGATGCCCAGGTTTGCTTAGCCGAAGGTCGAGGCCCAGGTTTTAGGGGGAGATTTGTGGGCAGATTACACGTGTCTGGACTAAAAATTGAGCACGATGGCAAACATATTAAAACTATCTATTTAAAAGAGATTCCAATGGAAGATGAAAAATGGTATTTAGTTGCAAGCTCCGACTATTTGCAAAGGGGATCAGGTTATCCTAGTCTGGCCATTAATCAAAACGAAACCTATTGGGCAGAAGAGATTAAGGATATCATTCAAATATATGGAGAAAAACCTGAGTTCATAAAATCTGCTTATCAAAATAGGTGGATGGAAGTAGCTAAAATAAGGGGATAA
- a CDS encoding P1 family peptidase has protein sequence MKIRQRGVTIGKLPVGPKNCITDVEGVQVGHVTLNHQLQEGEHACTGVTAILPHGENLFHQKVVGASYILNGFGKTTGLVQVDELGVIEAPIMLTNTFGVPAVTQGTLAYMLKENPDIGVSTGTINIVVGECNDGRLNSIRELPVEPKHAIEAIQNATSEASIEGAVGAGKGMICFGHKGGIGSSSRIVYDTSSDTAYTIGCMVVSNFGKKEEFQAERYKAKDDSSVPSYPTPADGSIIIVLATDVPLGNSQLKRVAKRCGIGLGRTGSHFSNGSGDIVIAFSTAHKIPHVSENSVEPRSVLRDDHAVMNDLFQAAAEVTEEAIVNSLSQAVTTKGRLGETAYAYPFE, from the coding sequence ATGAAAATACGACAACGTGGTGTGACAATCGGAAAGTTACCAGTGGGCCCCAAAAATTGTATTACAGATGTAGAGGGTGTCCAAGTGGGCCATGTAACGCTAAATCATCAACTTCAAGAGGGTGAGCATGCTTGTACAGGAGTCACTGCTATACTTCCACATGGCGAAAACCTATTTCATCAAAAAGTTGTAGGAGCTAGCTATATATTAAATGGCTTTGGTAAAACAACTGGTCTAGTGCAGGTGGATGAGTTAGGGGTGATTGAGGCTCCTATTATGCTCACCAATACATTTGGCGTCCCAGCGGTCACTCAAGGTACTTTGGCGTATATGCTAAAAGAAAATCCCGATATCGGGGTCTCTACTGGGACAATTAATATTGTGGTCGGAGAGTGTAACGATGGTAGGCTAAATTCTATACGTGAACTTCCAGTAGAACCTAAACATGCAATAGAGGCAATCCAAAATGCTACTTCAGAGGCTTCTATAGAAGGAGCAGTTGGAGCTGGTAAAGGAATGATTTGTTTCGGTCACAAAGGAGGGATAGGATCATCCTCCAGGATAGTGTATGATACATCAAGCGATACCGCCTATACCATTGGGTGCATGGTGGTAAGTAACTTTGGAAAGAAAGAAGAGTTCCAGGCAGAACGGTATAAAGCAAAGGATGATAGTTCCGTGCCGTCGTATCCTACACCTGCAGATGGCTCCATAATAATTGTTTTAGCAACAGATGTACCTCTAGGAAATAGTCAGCTCAAGCGAGTGGCCAAGCGTTGTGGTATTGGCTTAGGAAGGACAGGGAGTCACTTTAGCAATGGAAGTGGCGATATTGTTATTGCATTTTCAACTGCTCATAAAATACCACATGTCTCTGAAAACAGCGTGGAACCAAGGAGTGTCCTAAGGGATGATCATGCTGTCATGAATGATCTGTTCCAAGCTGCAGCAGAAGTGACAGAGGAGGCGATTGTAAACTCCTTATCTCAAGCCGTTACTACAAAAGGACGTCTGGGTGAGACAGCGTACGCCTATCCATTTGAATAA
- a CDS encoding DNA topoisomerase 3: protein MKPVILAEKPSQAKAYADAFSVKRHEGYIEILPSPIFPEGAFITWGIGHLVELKEPKAYDPKWNRWSLASLPILPERYEFQVAKGKAKQFTIVKKLIKSTDTVINACDVDREGSNIFYSIYNQTGARGKTIKRLWINSLEVDEVRKGFTNLQNNQKDLLMYEEAKARQISDWLVGMNASRLYSLLLKEQGIQDVFPIGRVQSPTLYLIYQRHMEIENFVSEPFYEIEALFTAEHGSYKGKAKAKEPKREIIRALLAKHDIQPNSPGVITSVVKQDKRIPPPQLHSLSTLQATANRLWKISPADVLKTMQGLYEKKLVTYPRTDSRHITPNEFAYIVGQVEEYQKLINKPFPIASRSPKKRYVDSSKVQEHYAIIPTKKIPSQSVLARLSPIERNLYEEIIRTTLGMFHTDYLYTETKVTTEVNGLLFFTTGKTEVDKGWKALFIQSSNEKEKEEPTLPPLTEQESVASKIEIKEGKTTPPKPYTEGQLIAMMKTCGKLIEDKDETEILKEVEGLGTEATRSGIIETLKRHNYIKVTKNIVSITDKGRVLCQAIEGNLLSSPSMTAKWENYLRKIGNGEGSQDRFLGSIAKFIYSLINETPTQLKTKNITIKLPPREPSSKYAKFKQEPIAPCPKCGQGSIVARKNFYGCTNYKNGCTQTFNGFFLKKKITPSQIKLLCTKGITNTIKGFEAENGQKFDAKLALEEGKVKLEFK, encoded by the coding sequence GTGAAACCAGTCATACTCGCTGAGAAGCCAAGTCAAGCGAAGGCATATGCAGACGCTTTTTCAGTAAAACGCCATGAAGGCTATATTGAAATTCTCCCCTCACCTATCTTTCCCGAAGGAGCTTTTATTACTTGGGGAATTGGGCATCTAGTAGAATTGAAGGAACCTAAAGCATACGATCCTAAGTGGAATAGATGGTCACTCGCTAGCCTTCCGATATTACCTGAACGCTATGAATTTCAAGTAGCTAAAGGGAAAGCAAAGCAATTTACGATAGTGAAAAAACTCATCAAATCTACCGATACAGTCATTAATGCATGCGATGTTGACCGCGAAGGCTCTAATATCTTTTATAGTATTTATAACCAAACAGGCGCTAGAGGGAAAACGATTAAACGTTTATGGATTAACTCACTAGAAGTAGATGAAGTTCGTAAAGGTTTTACTAACCTGCAGAACAATCAAAAGGACTTACTCATGTATGAAGAGGCAAAAGCTAGACAAATCAGTGATTGGCTTGTTGGTATGAATGCTTCTCGCCTATACTCCCTTTTATTAAAAGAACAAGGCATACAAGACGTATTTCCCATAGGACGCGTTCAATCCCCTACACTATATTTGATTTATCAGCGTCATATGGAGATCGAGAACTTTGTTTCAGAGCCCTTTTATGAAATAGAAGCATTATTTACTGCAGAGCATGGAAGCTATAAGGGAAAAGCAAAAGCAAAAGAGCCTAAAAGGGAAATTATTCGAGCGCTTTTAGCTAAGCATGATATTCAGCCTAATTCGCCAGGTGTGATTACCTCTGTAGTAAAACAGGACAAGAGAATTCCACCGCCACAGCTACATTCATTATCGACATTACAGGCTACAGCTAATAGATTGTGGAAAATCAGTCCAGCAGATGTGTTAAAAACGATGCAGGGACTATATGAAAAAAAGTTAGTCACTTATCCTAGAACTGATTCTCGTCACATTACTCCAAATGAGTTTGCTTATATCGTCGGACAAGTGGAGGAGTACCAAAAACTAATCAATAAACCGTTCCCAATAGCCTCTCGCTCTCCAAAAAAACGTTATGTGGATAGCTCAAAGGTACAGGAGCATTATGCTATTATCCCAACTAAAAAGATTCCATCTCAATCTGTACTTGCCAGACTGTCACCGATAGAGAGAAATCTTTACGAGGAAATTATTCGTACGACGCTCGGGATGTTTCATACGGACTATCTTTATACAGAAACAAAGGTTACCACTGAGGTAAACGGATTGCTATTCTTTACAACCGGCAAAACAGAGGTCGACAAAGGCTGGAAGGCTCTTTTTATTCAGTCATCTAATGAAAAGGAAAAAGAAGAACCAACGCTTCCTCCTTTAACCGAGCAGGAATCAGTAGCAAGTAAGATTGAAATTAAAGAAGGCAAGACAACTCCTCCAAAACCATATACAGAGGGTCAATTAATCGCAATGATGAAAACCTGCGGTAAGCTAATAGAAGATAAAGATGAAACGGAGATTTTAAAGGAAGTAGAAGGTCTAGGAACCGAGGCCACGAGAAGTGGGATTATTGAAACCTTAAAAAGACATAACTATATAAAGGTAACCAAAAATATTGTTTCTATTACTGATAAAGGGCGTGTTCTTTGTCAGGCTATTGAAGGAAACCTTCTCTCCAGCCCTTCTATGACTGCTAAATGGGAAAACTATCTACGGAAAATAGGAAATGGTGAAGGCTCTCAAGATCGTTTTCTTGGTAGCATAGCTAAGTTTATCTATAGCCTGATTAATGAAACACCTACCCAACTTAAAACCAAAAACATTACGATCAAGCTTCCTCCAAGAGAACCAAGTTCGAAATATGCAAAGTTTAAGCAGGAACCGATTGCTCCATGCCCTAAATGTGGACAAGGCTCCATTGTAGCACGTAAAAATTTTTACGGCTGTACCAATTATAAAAATGGGTGTACTCAAACATTTAATGGATTTTTCTTAAAGAAAAAAATTACGCCTAGTCAAATCAAGCTGCTTTGTACAAAAGGAATAACAAACACTATCAAGGGGTTTGAAGCTGAAAATGGTCAAAAGTTTGATGCAAAGCTTGCTCTAGAAGAAGGCAAAGTAAAACTAGAGTTTAAATAA
- a CDS encoding MFS transporter, with translation MSDSSNFKGYSIRDFQFWRIVGSLGLASMFIFGSMYSVQPILPMFTKEFDVKVSYSSMMMSLTTVGLIIGLIVLGFFSDRIGRTNFVRFSIIGSVIPFFLMTLSDNFVWIIILRFIQGFLLAGVPAAALAYISEEIDRKFLSVATALYISCNALGGMIGRVVTGYATEHFSWEIAFYILAVSGIFVFILVLVTLPNSRNFQPQEASFRNDLDGFAYHFKNPSLLLMFGLGIVLQLSFTGIWTYIPFHLTNSPFSLSIDAVSNIFFAYGLGVIGSPLASWMAGKIGQRKVLISGVFMLSMGILLTNSSSVWMIVVGLCVVCLGFFTAHSLAASSVSREASHHKGSASSLYLVSYYIGVGVGSTLLGPLWERLGWSGLVTFTAIVPVIYVVFVMLIQYWNTKKQPLV, from the coding sequence TTGAGTGATTCAAGTAATTTTAAAGGATATTCTATTAGAGATTTTCAATTTTGGAGAATAGTAGGGAGCCTGGGCTTAGCGTCCATGTTTATATTCGGTTCTATGTATTCAGTTCAACCAATACTTCCGATGTTTACGAAGGAGTTTGACGTTAAGGTTTCTTACTCTAGTATGATGATGTCCTTAACAACAGTTGGTCTTATAATTGGTTTAATCGTTTTAGGTTTTTTCTCTGATCGGATTGGCAGAACTAATTTCGTTAGATTTTCTATAATTGGCTCGGTGATACCTTTTTTTCTTATGACTCTTTCGGATAATTTTGTGTGGATTATTATTTTACGATTTATCCAGGGCTTCCTACTTGCTGGAGTGCCAGCTGCAGCATTAGCCTATATAAGTGAGGAAATAGATAGGAAATTTTTGAGTGTAGCAACCGCCCTATATATATCCTGTAATGCTTTAGGAGGAATGATAGGGCGCGTCGTGACAGGTTATGCAACAGAGCATTTCTCTTGGGAAATAGCTTTTTATATTTTAGCGGTTAGTGGCATATTTGTTTTTATATTAGTGTTGGTTACTTTACCTAACTCAAGAAATTTCCAGCCTCAGGAAGCGAGCTTTAGAAATGATCTAGATGGCTTTGCTTATCATTTTAAAAATCCTTCCCTGCTGTTAATGTTCGGATTGGGAATTGTGCTTCAGCTTTCTTTTACTGGAATTTGGACATATATACCATTCCATCTGACTAATTCACCTTTTTCACTTTCAATTGATGCTGTTTCAAATATATTTTTCGCATATGGGCTTGGGGTAATTGGCTCCCCGTTAGCCAGCTGGATGGCAGGAAAAATAGGACAAAGAAAGGTCCTCATATCTGGAGTTTTTATGCTGAGTATGGGTATTTTACTTACAAACAGTAGTTCAGTTTGGATGATTGTAGTTGGCTTATGTGTAGTGTGCTTAGGGTTTTTTACAGCCCATTCCTTGGCTGCGTCCTCCGTTAGTAGAGAAGCGAGTCATCATAAAGGGAGTGCCTCCAGTCTATATCTCGTTTCCTACTATATAGGGGTAGGGGTGGGAAGCACCTTATTAGGACCGCTATGGGAGCGACTTGGATGGAGTGGACTTGTAACATTTACAGCCATAGTTCCTGTGATTTATGTAGTTTTTGTAATGCTCATACAATATTGGAACACTAAAAAACAGCCCCTTGTCTAA
- a CDS encoding general stress protein has product MTVKLTVENAVQAKQEIERLETQGYHKDHIHIFAHSKDRADDVNDALDTSDVGVKEMGFLQSMKNMFSSRGDELRAKMSGAGLTTQEAEAAEKELDQGKLVIIAHDPK; this is encoded by the coding sequence ATGACAGTCAAATTAACTGTAGAAAATGCCGTACAGGCTAAGCAAGAAATCGAACGATTAGAAACTCAAGGGTACCATAAAGACCATATTCATATTTTTGCACATTCAAAAGATCGTGCAGACGACGTAAATGACGCATTAGATACTTCTGATGTTGGAGTGAAGGAGATGGGATTCCTTCAATCAATGAAGAATATGTTCTCTTCACGTGGAGATGAACTACGAGCTAAAATGAGCGGTGCAGGATTAACCACTCAAGAAGCAGAAGCTGCAGAAAAAGAATTAGATCAAGGTAAATTAGTAATTATTGCTCATGATCCTAAATAA
- a CDS encoding flavin reductase family protein, which yields MENQSKRIESFKTAMGNYPTGVTVVTALDQQGKPMGMTVNSFASVSLDPLLVLWSIDKKAFLYEEFLKADKFVVNILAEDQSDLCNLFASRVEDRFSGCEWRASELNQPILANSLSVLECTLFKQVDAGDHTILIGEVKDIKNEEKNPLLYHRRFVGAIPKEFYK from the coding sequence ATGGAAAACCAATCTAAACGAATAGAAAGTTTTAAGACTGCAATGGGAAATTACCCGACAGGAGTAACCGTGGTAACTGCTTTAGATCAACAAGGTAAGCCGATGGGAATGACTGTTAACTCCTTTGCCTCTGTCTCTTTGGATCCATTACTTGTTCTCTGGTCTATTGATAAAAAAGCGTTCTTATATGAAGAGTTTTTAAAAGCGGACAAGTTTGTAGTGAACATATTAGCAGAGGATCAAAGTGACCTTTGTAATTTGTTCGCCAGCCGAGTGGAAGATCGTTTTTCTGGCTGTGAATGGCGAGCATCCGAATTAAATCAGCCGATATTAGCAAATAGTCTTTCTGTTTTAGAATGTACATTATTTAAACAAGTAGACGCTGGAGACCATACTATATTAATAGGAGAAGTTAAGGATATAAAGAATGAGGAAAAAAATCCTTTACTATACCACCGTCGCTTTGTCGGGGCTATTCCTAAAGAATTTTATAAATAA